Genomic window (Penaeus vannamei isolate JL-2024 chromosome 7, ASM4276789v1, whole genome shotgun sequence):
ataatagtaataacaacaataataaagataataatcatggtaatgataataatgataatcataataaatgccaacaatagcaataataatcataatcataataataataataattatatcaataacaacagcatcgactacgaagataaggatgatgactgATTGTtgtagtaaacataataataacaacaacggcagcaacaacaataataatgatgaaaaacaataatatttaccATAATCGTAATATCAACAATCGTAATGATATGAATGACAATAAGTCCTAAAACTATAgcctaaaatcaacaataacgatACTTGTAACAATAAAGGATGACAATTACAATAGTGGACACAAATcacagtaacaagaacaacaggaacaaaaaaagagcaaaaaaagaggagagagagagagagagagagaagagagagagagagagagagagagagagagagagagagagagagagagagagagagagagagagagagagagagagagagagagagagacagatacagggaaagaaagagagagacagatacagggaaagaaagagagacagatacaggaaaagaaagagagagagagagacagagaaaacatgtTCTAAAATCATATATTCACTTACATGCACCATAGCCTCTGAGAACACGTAAGCACCGACAGAAAACCCGTGTACTAGGAGGGGCCTGTATTTTTCGTTCTCCTGCAGAAGGCGGAGAAGACTCAACGTAATCGCCTGTGGGAGAAAGTGAGGAGCTTATAAGTGATAAGTTAAACCATCTGCGAGACAGCTGGTGACGTGTGAAACCATCTCCAAGGCAGGTGGTAAGGTGTACTACCCTATGGGTAGTTAGTGATGCATAAAATCTGTTTGGAAAAAAGTGACACTTAATCCTATCTGTGGGACAACTTGAGACACGTAACGCCATCTGTGGGACAACTTGAGACACGTAACGCCATCTGTGGGACAACTGGTGATACGTAACACCACCTGTGAGACAGCCGGTGATACATAACACCATCTGTGGGACAGCTGGTGAAACACAACACCATCTGTGAGGCAGCCGGTGATACATAACACCATCTGTGGGACAATTGGTGATACAAAATACTGTCTATGAGGCACCTGGTGATATATAACACCATCTGTGGGACAGCTGGTGATACGTAACACCATCTGTGGAGCAAGCAGTGATACACCATTTAAGGCTTATCTCATGGCACACAACGCTGCTTATGGGACAGCTAGTGACACATACCGCCATCTACGAACCAGATGGCAATACGGGACACATTTATTCCGAACAGCTAGTGACCGTTATAACTACCCGTGAAAACACATGAAAGACTCACAATGTCCTCTTTTAACTTGTGTGATTGTTATTAATTGCACTGGggttcctgtctccctcccaatTAAGCCGATGAAATTATGTCGCCAGTTGGCCATGATTATGATTTGATGGAAACGAAAAACTATTCGAATGTACATATTTCTTTTCTATAAATGcatattatctattttcatttattcgactaacaaacataaagaaagtatacatatatataaatatttataaaaaaaaatctctctctctcactctgtttctatctctccatctatctagttatatatgtatatatcagaaataatttcaaaatattcttaatcactctgtttctatctctccatctatctagttatatatgtatacatcagaAATAATCCAAACAAAATCTAAACAAAATCTCATTTGCAAATTCATCCAATCAATATCAGACAtcctttcaacaacaacaacaacaacaaacagcaacaaaacaaacaaacaaaccccttcaggaagccccctcctcccccctccccctcccccaaccctccctcctcaccccaaacccaaacccctcttcccttttccctccgcctGTCACCCAAAACCCGCGGAAGCCACGCCCCATTACTCCCGCTGACAAGGGGGCGTCTCCAAACTCCACTCACCTGCGAGCCTCGGGCGGGGAGCAACAGGTCGAGGGGCGTGATCGTGACAGTGAGCACGGACACGCCCCTCCGCCTGTACATGTCCACGTACTTCTTGATGTGCCGCTCGGGTGCCAGGAGCCAGCTGAACAGGAGGACGAGTGCCTGGTCTCCCCCAGGGGGCTCGGGACGgctctgggggaggggagaagggcgggggggttaggtgggaggggtgagggggggttctgggaatgggggggatgaggggcggttctgggggagggggaaggggtgggggttaggtgggggggtgtaggggttaTGACGGATGAGGGGCGGTtctgggaggcgggggagggggagggggtcctgtgggggttgaggggcggttctgggagagggatgaggggaggggacgtggaggggttgaggggcggttctgggagagggatgagggggggggtacGTGGAGGGCTGGAGGGTGAATTTGTGGATGTTTAGACGTGAGTGGGTGTGGGATATGTGCTTGTGAGGGGAAGGTTGGGTGAAAGAAATGCAGATGCGTGAGTAGAtgggcgtttgtgtttgtttgattgtgtgtgtctgtatgtgtctcgcgcacacacagagacagacagacacacacacacacacacacacatacacacacacacacacacacacacatatatatatatatatatatatatatatatatatatatatatatatatatatatatatatatatatatacacacacacatacatatacatcaaatcTAACATCTCACATCCAAGAAGCCTTTCCCGCACAGCGCTGGTCCGGCAAGAAGCATCTATGTCTATCTGGCGTCTTGGAAGGAGCGGTTGTCAGCCAGTGAGAGCGAGGCAGATATAACTCTAAAGTTCaagggaagaagcgagagaagaggatgttcatatttgcatatttgcatttatttacaacatgtgtgcatttgcatatgtCCAGTGTGCACTTGCGTTGGGGAATATGACTACGCGTGTGCGTCTGTtgggcgctctcgctctctctttttctctgtctctctctctctctctctttctctgtctctgtctctctctctttctctgtctctctctctctctctctctctctctctctctctctctctctctctctctctctctctctctctctctctctctctctttctctttctctctctgtctctctctctttctctgtctctctctctctaactcactctttttctcatctctctctctctaactcactctttctcatcctcctctctctctttctcatccttctctctctctttctcatcattctctctctctctcttattccgtattcccctctccctctcatacacatacatacacacacacactcatacatacacacagacagtcacaccaacatacacacacacacacacagatacaattcCTCTTCTGACAGCCAGCGCTTCACTCACTTCGGCCGAGGAATAGAACCTGAACTTGGAGCCCCCGTGTTGCAACAGCGAGGGCGCGGCCGATCCCTCAGACGCGGGCGGGTCGTGAGCACAGCAGGGGGAAGTCGTGAGGAGGCCCCTGGCAGCGAGGAAGGGGCGGGTGCCATGACTCCCCGCGGTGCCACGACCCCGTAGAACAACAGGTGGCACGGTCTTCCCACGTGGGGCGAGGCACACCTGCGTCCAGAGAGCGTGGAAGGTTAATTGAACATTTGCGCGCAGGTGTTGTTAGGACAATCGCGTTCGCTTTGTTCACCTGGACTGATATGCGAAAATATAAATATCCATAAGGGTTATGTGTCGTGTCATAAGTGCTATAATAGGTGAttcaattcccctttctctctacagTGTTCGTATTTCAGTATCACTAACTGATGGATAATTAATGGGACAAACAATAGACCGAGACAACAGCAGAGCCTTGACACGAATACTTAGATTCTCACATTCTGTAGTTAGTCCCAGTCGGCATACCGTGGCACCGTGTTGACATGCCACGCCGCTGGACAACATACTAGAACAGTGACGTACCTGCCTGCACAGTGCCAATGACCTCCAGACGGCAGGAACCATGGTGAccacaatctttctttctttcttcttttttctttctgtttggttCGACCTCGCTCTGCTCGTCTGGCCTTGGTAACACTGCCGGGGGAGGAGAAGGTTCaggtataattatatattttaatttgttggaaagtcttttttttaaaccttttttttttcttggaaagcTTGTTTGCACTGCTATGTTATTAagcgtttctgtctcttttttctcacatTAATCTCCAacactttacttttctttcctctttcattacGAAAGACTTActttctcctcccacccatccagaaattaaaaataaaataaaaaataaataaaaataacaatctttCAGACGTCACGTGATACGAAGCAAAACGGACGCCATCTTTCACTCGATAAAGCGAACGTTATTTAAGCCACGGTCGCTATGTCTGGCACTGACGATGGCCATCTCTCCTTGGCTGGAGTTGTCATGTTACCGCAGGACAGAAGCGACACCGCAcgacggaggaaggaagtgggggagaaggggaggaggtagggagggagggagggagaaggagaggaggggcgggggagggagggagggaggagggggccggggagggagggatgaagggagggatgaaggagaagtgtgaggggatgggaggagggagggatggatggggaagggtgaggggtcggagggagggagggatggagggagaaggagaggaaggaggagggagggaagaatggagggaaaaggagaggaggggagggggtggagggagaagtagaggaagggaggggcggaagggaaggatggagggagaagggtgaggggatgggaggagggacaagggggtggagggagggaaggataggaatgggggaggaaggggtgggggtgataagCTTCCGGTACATGCATGGGAGGCCAGCTCGCATTGCCGTCATGCCAAGGAGCAGCATGTATGTAGGTTATATGcagttctgtatatatatatgtgtgtatatatgtgtatatacatatacatatatacatatatatatatatatgatatatatgatatatatatatatatatatatatatatatatatgtatgtatgtatatatatatatatatatatatatatatatatatatatatatatatatatatatatttacacacacacacacacacacacacacacacacacacacatacacacacacacacacacacacacacacacacacacacacatatatatatatatatatatatatatatatatatatatatatatatatatgtatgtatgtatgtatagtatatatgtatatatctatatttacatctatatctatatctatatctatctatctatctatatacacttcttcgtatctcttctctctcttcaatctctctctctctctctctctctctctctctctctctctctctctctctctctctctctctctctctctctctctctctctctctctctctctctctctctctctctctcttctcctctctccctctcctctctttctctctccctctctttttttgccTTTGATATCCGTATTCCTCTAGTTTTCCCTCTTAgactacctttctccctctcctttattcttcccctcccctcctccccttctcctctctctcctcttcaccctcttccccttccctccttctctccctttaatctacctttctccctcatccctcaccccgttttcttttatttctcttctctgttcccctctctcatccaccttcatcctctttcctcctctcctgttccccttcctcctccctccttcccccttcccttctccttccttcctcttccccctacttctccctcctccttcccccttctcctccatcctccctctttccctctctcccctcttccccttccccctcctccccccttccctcgtcatcttttctctctttctcccttccctctatctctccatccttcccccttccctctctcccctcttcctccttccaccccctttcctcatcctctttccccccccctcctccctcccttctttcctcctccctcctccctcctcttcccctccccctccttccatcccccttccttcatcctttttccccctcctcctcccctccttcccttctcctgtctcctcttttgcccctactccccccttccctaatccccttttctctctctttcccccttccctctctctcctcttccccttccctctccttccatccccttccctctctcccttcctccctccctcttcctcttccctctctctcccctcttcctcctccacttcccccttccctcatcctcttttccccctcctcccctttccctccctccttctctcatcctctttccctcctcctcctccctccttccatcccccttccctctctctcccctattcctccttccctcttccctctctctcccctcttcctcctcctccctcctccttccctcactccccccttccccttcctcccccttctcttcccccttccatgcctccccttcttccctctctcccctcctctctcccctcctctttcccctctctcctctgacCTCCCGAGTCCCTTCGAGGGCCCTGTCAACGTCACCGGCTAATCCTTTTGGAGTATTTCACGTTGTGTCGCAaacggacagacacagagacaggcagatgaaagagagaaagagaggcagggggaaggcagatgaaggagagaaagagaggcagggggaaggcagatgaaagagagaaagagaggcagggggaaggcagatgaaagagaggaagagaggcagggggaaggcggatgaaagagagaaagagaggcagggggaaggcagatgaaagagagaaagagaggaagggggaaggcggatgaaagagagaaagagaggcaggcggaaggcagatgaaagagaggaagagaggcagggggaaggcagatgaaagagagaaagagaggcagggggaaggcaggtgaaagagagaaagagaggcagggggaaggcagatgaaagagagaaagagaggcagggggaaggcagatgaaagagagaaagagaggcagggggaaggcagatgaaagagagaaagagaggcagggggaaggaagatgaaagagagagagaggggggaaggcagatgaaagagagaaagagaggcagcgggaaggcagatgaaagagagaaagagaggcagggggaaggcagatgaaagagagaaagagaggcagggggaagcagatgaaggagagaaagagagaagggggaaggcagatgaaagagagaaagagaggcagggggaaggcagatgaaagagagaaagagaggcagggggaaggcagatgaaagagagaaagagaggcagggggaaggcagatgaaggagagaaagagaggcagggcgaaggcagatgaaagagagaaagagaggcaggggaaggcagatgaaagagagaaagagaggcagggggaaggcagatgaaagagagaaagagaggcagggggaaggcagatgaaagagagaaagagaggcagggggaaggcagatgaaagagagaaagagaggcagggggaaggcagatgaaagagagaaagagaggcagggggaaggcagatgaaagagagaaagagaggcagggggaaggcagacggaagagagaaagagaggcagggggaggcagatgaaggagagaaagagaggcagggggaaggcaggtgaaagagagaaagagaggcagggggaaggcagatgaaagagagaaagagaggcagggggaaggcagatgaaagagagaaagagaggcagggggaaggatggagtgtccgcgagagaaagagaggcagggggaaggcagatgaaagagagaaagagaggcagggggaaggcagatgaaggagagaaagagaggcagggggaaggcagatgaaagagagaaagagaggcagggcgaaggcagatgaaagagagaaagagaggcagggggaaggcagatgaaagagagaaagagaggcagacgaaagagagaaagagaggcagggggaaggcagatgaaagagagagaaagagaggcagggggaaggcagatgaaggagagaaagagaggaagggggaaggcggacgaaagagagaaagagaggcagggggaaggcagatgaaagagagaaagagaggcaggcggaaggcagatgaaagagagaaagagaggaagggggaaggcagatgaaagagagagaaagagaggcagggggaaggcagacgaaagagagaaagagaggcagggggaaggcagatgaaggagagaaagagaggaagggggaaggcagatgaaagagagaaagagaagaggcagatgaaagagagaaagagaggcagggggaaggcagatgaaagagagaaagagaggcagggggaaggcagatgaaagagagaaagagaggcagggcgaaggcagatgaaagagagaaagagaggaagggggaaggcagatgaaagagagaaagagaggcagggggaaggcagatgaaagagagagaaagagaggcagggcgaaggcagatgaaagagagaaagagaggaaagggggaaggcagatgaaagagcgaaagagaggcagggggaaggcagatgaaagagagaaagagaggcagggggaaggcagacgaaagagagaaagagaggaagggggaaggcagatgaaagagagaaagagaggaagggggaaggcaaatgaaagagagaaagagaggcagggggaaggcagacgaaagagagaaagagaggaagggggaaggcagatgaaagagagaaagagaggcagggggaaggcagacgaaagagagaaagagaggaagggggaaggcagatgaaagagagaaagagaggcagggggagggcagacgaaagagagaaagagaggaagggggaaggcagatgaaagagagagaaagagaggcagggggaagttagcagatgaaagagagaaagagaggcagggggaaggcagatgaaagagagaaagagaggaagggggaaggcagatgaaagagagaaagagaggcagggggaaggcagatgaaagagaggaaagagaggcagggggaaggcagatgaaagagagaaagagaggcagggggaaggcagactaaagagagaaagagaggcagggcgaacgcagatgaaaaagagaaagagaggcagggggaacgcagacgaaagagagaaagagaggcagggggaaggcagatgaaagagagaaagagaggcagggggaaggcagatgaaagagagaaagagaggcaggggaaggcagatgaaagagagaaagagaggcagggggaaggcagatgaaagagagaaagagaggcagggggaaggcagatgaaagagagaaagagaggcagggcgaaggcagatgaaagagagaaagagaggcagggggaaggcagatgaaagagagaaagagaggaagggggaaggcagatgaaagagagaaagagaggaagggggaaggcagatgaaagagagaaagagaggaagggggaaggcagatgaaagagagaaagagaggcagggggaaggcagatgaaagagagaaagagaggcagggggaaggcagatgaaagagagaaagagaggcagggggaaggcagatgaaagagagaaagagaggcagggggaaggcagatgaaggagagaaagagaggaagggggaaggcagatgaaagagaggaagagaggcagggggaaggcagatgaaagagagaaagagaggcagggggaaggcagatgagagagaaagagaggcagggggaaggcagatgaaagagagaaagagaggcagggggaaggcagatgaaagagagaaaaagaggcagggggaaggcagatgaaagagagaaagagaggcagggggaaggcagatgaaagagaaaaagagaggcagggcgaaggcagatgaaagagagaaagagaggaagggggaaggcagatggaaagagagaaagagaggcaggggtggaaggcacagatgaaggagagagaaagagaggcagggggaaggcagatgaaagagagaaagtagaggaagggggaaggcagatgaaagagagaaagagaggcagggggaaggcagatgaaagagaggcagggggaaggcagatagaaagagagaaagagaggcagtggggaaggcaaatgaaagagagaaagagaggcagggggaaggcagagatgaaagagagaaagagaggcagggggaaggcaggatgaaaggagaggaaagagaggcagggggaaggcagatgaaagagagaaagagaggcagggggaaggcagagatgaaagagagaaagagaggcagggggaaggcagagtgaaagagagaaagagagacagggggaaggcaaatgaaagagagaaagagaggcagggggaaggcagatgaaagagagaaacaaaggcagggggaaggcagacgaaagagagaaagagaggcagggggaaggcagatgaaagagagaaagagaggcagggggaaggcagatgaaggagagaaagagaggcaggcggaaggcagatgaaagagagaaagagaggcagggggaaggcagatgaaagagagaaagagaggcagggggaaggcagatgaaagagagaaagagaggcaggcggagggcagatgaaagagagaaagagaggaagggggaaggaagatggaagagagaaagagaggcagggggaaggcagatgaaagagagaaagagaggcagggggaaggcagatgaaagagagaaagagaggcagggggaaggcagatgaaagagagaaagagaggcagggggaaggcagatgaaagagagaaagagaggaagggggaaggcagatggaagagagaaagagaggcagggcgaaggcagatgaaagagagaaacagaggcagggggaaggcagacgaaagagagaaagagaggcagggcgaaggcagatgaaagagagaaagagaggaagggggaaggcagatgaaagagagaaagagaggaaggggaaggcagatgaaagagagaaagagaggcagggggaaggcagatgaaagagaggcagggggaaggcagatgaaagagagaaagagaggcagggggaaggcagatgaaagagagaaagagaggcagatgaaagagagaaagagaggcagggggaaggcagatgaaagagagaaagagaggcagggggaaggcagatgaaagagagaaagagaggcagggggaaggcagacgaaagagagaaagagaggcagggggaaggcagatgaaagagagaaagagaggcagggcgaaggcagatgaaagagagaaagagaggcagatgaaagagagaaagagaggcagggggaaggcagacgaaagagagaaagagaggcagggcgaaggcagatgaaagagagaaagagaggaagggggaaggcagatgaaagagagaaagagaggcagggggaaggcagatgaatgagagaaagagaggcagggggaaggcagatgaaagagagaaagagagggagggggaagacagatgaaagagagaaagagaggcagggggaaggcagatgaaagcgagaaagagaggcagatgaaagagagaaagagaggcagatgaaagagagaaagagaggcagggggaaggcagatgaaagagagaaagagaggcagggggaaggcagatgaaagagagaaagagaggcagggggaaggcagatgaaagagagaaagagaggcagggggaaggcagatgaaagagaggcagggggaaggcagatgaaagagagaaagagaggcagggggaaggcagacgaaagagagaaagagaggcagggcgaaggcagatgaaagagagaaagagaggaagggggaaggcagatgaaagagagaaagagaggcagggggaaggcagatgaatgagagaaagagaggcagggggaaggcagatgaaagagagaaagagaggcagggggaaggcagatgaaagagagaaagagaggcagggggaaggcagacgaaagagagaaagagaggaagggggaaggcagatgaaagagagaaagagaggcagggggaaggcagacgaaagagagaaagagaggcagggggaaggcagatgaaagagagaaagagaggcagggggaaggcagacgaaagagagaaagagaggcagggcgaaggcagatgaaagagagaaagagaggaagggggaaggcagatgaaagagagaaagagaggcagggggaaggcagatgaatgagagaaagagaggcagggggaaggcagatgaaagagagaaagagaggcagatgaaagagagaaagagaggcagatgaaagagagaaagagaggcagggggaaggcagatgaaagagagaaagagaggcagggggaaggcagatgaaagagagaaagag
Coding sequences:
- the LOC138862209 gene encoding transmembrane protein 53-like, with protein sequence MVPAVWRSLALCRQVCLAPRGKTVPPVVLRGRGTAGSHGTRPFLAARGLLTTSPCCAHDPPASEGSAAPSLLQHGGSKFRFYSSAESRPEPPGGDQALVLLFSWLLAPERHIKKYVDMYRRRGVSVLTVTITPLDLLLPARGSQAITLSLLRLLQENEKYRPLLVHGFSVGAYVFSEAMVHVMKDRRQFDPLLQRFVGQVWDCPVDLNGIPTGFPKAVTSIPLLQRLLRAFVVVYLRLMHRWATVHYERARVPFFTNTVGVPALLLQSGRDPVSTQEMTRELLRGWRGQGTKVHYKCFEEGAHVSLYWKNPVEYEQVLGEFLEEVQLLEKPRSSSSSKSDSASEDSRGS